The following coding sequences lie in one Myxococcaceae bacterium JPH2 genomic window:
- a CDS encoding deoxyribonuclease I — protein sequence MRLPSWVLCAVVSAVFVVPTLAHAGSYLRVVSWNLRHEGWAAEQTYLDDAQQIWNQFGSTSTSSAGCDVVFLQEVMYASAAQGIAQSLTQVSGVAWTAVVTPALGRSSYKESYAVLYRADTVELLSSTVWDDVDDVFEREPQIVKVRHVPTGEDYTFLNWHTVFGTTADRKAEAMAIQPVFEAVQSESGTDQDVILVGDHNQAGTAAAWAPLKATVPAVSCKLNTPTTLNSSGGFASAYDHFWLQDAYVTEFSSAGRDYVEDTLDFVTRVSDHAPVWMSLYSTGDTD from the coding sequence ATGCGACTGCCGTCGTGGGTGTTGTGCGCCGTGGTGTCGGCTGTGTTCGTGGTACCCACGCTCGCGCACGCGGGCTCGTACCTGCGGGTGGTGAGCTGGAACCTGCGGCACGAGGGGTGGGCCGCGGAGCAGACCTATCTGGATGATGCCCAGCAGATCTGGAACCAGTTCGGCTCCACGAGCACGTCCAGCGCGGGTTGCGACGTCGTGTTCCTGCAAGAGGTGATGTACGCCTCGGCGGCGCAGGGCATCGCGCAATCGCTGACCCAGGTGTCGGGGGTGGCGTGGACGGCGGTGGTGACGCCGGCGCTGGGGCGCTCGTCCTACAAGGAGTCCTACGCGGTGCTGTACCGCGCGGACACGGTGGAGCTGCTGTCCTCCACGGTCTGGGATGACGTGGACGACGTGTTCGAGCGCGAGCCTCAAATCGTCAAGGTCCGTCACGTGCCCACGGGCGAGGACTACACGTTCCTCAACTGGCACACCGTGTTCGGCACGACAGCGGACCGCAAGGCGGAGGCCATGGCCATCCAGCCGGTGTTCGAGGCCGTGCAGTCCGAGAGCGGCACGGACCAGGATGTCATCCTCGTGGGCGACCACAACCAGGCGGGCACCGCGGCGGCCTGGGCTCCGCTGAAGGCCACGGTCCCGGCCGTGTCGTGCAAGCTGAACACGCCCACCACGCTCAACTCCTCGGGCGGCTTCGCGAGCGCGTATGACCACTTCTGGTTGCAGGACGCGTACGTGACGGAGTTCTCCAGCGCCGGTCGCGATTACGTCGAAGACACCTTGGACTTCGTGACGCGTGTCTCGGACCACGCGCCGGTGTGGATGTCTTTGTATTCCACCGGCGACACGGATTGA
- a CDS encoding thiol reductase thioredoxin: MATVEITKDNFKETVSKGIVILDWWAAWCGPCRAFAPTFEAASGKHADIVFGKIDTDAQPDLSGAFAIRSIPTLMMFRDGILLFEQPGALPAAALEDLIGQVRALDMDEVRREMAERRANEPPKA; the protein is encoded by the coding sequence ATGGCGACGGTGGAAATCACGAAGGATAACTTCAAGGAGACGGTGTCGAAGGGCATCGTCATCCTGGACTGGTGGGCGGCCTGGTGTGGCCCGTGTCGCGCGTTCGCGCCCACCTTCGAGGCTGCGTCCGGCAAGCACGCGGACATCGTCTTCGGGAAGATTGATACGGACGCGCAGCCGGATTTGTCGGGCGCGTTCGCGATTCGCTCCATCCCGACGCTGATGATGTTCCGCGACGGCATCCTCCTGTTCGAGCAGCCGGGAGCGCTCCCGGCCGCGGCGCTGGAGGACCTGATTGGTCAGGTCCGCGCCCTGGACATGGATGAAGTCCGCCGCGAGATGGCCGAGCGACGCGCGAACGAGCCCCCCAAGGCCTGA
- a CDS encoding FKBP-type peptidyl-prolyl cis-trans isomerase codes for MTLKLEDVKVGTGTEATAGKSVTVHYVGTLTNGSKFDSSRDRGQGFTFKLGAGQVIQGWDKGVAGMKVGGVRKLTIPPEMGYGARGYPPVIPPNSTLLFEVELLEVR; via the coding sequence ATGACGTTGAAGCTGGAAGACGTGAAGGTGGGCACGGGGACCGAGGCGACGGCGGGCAAGTCCGTCACGGTGCACTACGTGGGGACGCTGACCAATGGCTCCAAGTTCGACAGCAGCCGGGACCGCGGTCAGGGCTTCACGTTCAAGCTCGGTGCGGGTCAGGTCATCCAGGGCTGGGACAAGGGCGTGGCCGGGATGAAGGTGGGCGGTGTGCGCAAGCTCACCATTCCTCCTGAGATGGGCTACGGCGCTCGCGGCTACCCGCCCGTCATCCCGCCCAACTCGACGCTCCTGTTCGAGGTGGAGCTGCTCGAGGTCCGCTAG
- the nadE gene encoding NAD(+) synthase, which translates to MRLVKIGIASVNTTVGAFAQNVDRALALARRMADEQVTVGVFQEQLISGYPAEDLVQWQGFMDHQWPELERFAKETAAFPTAFVLGVGVPHQGVRLNCAAVVAGGKVLGLVPKEKLPTYNIFYEGRTYGRGQPGMAEVHRGIPLGDYVFRFDFGVLAPEVCEDIWSADGPMRRRTYSGGELVVNISASPFRIGYVETRRELIATRASDHQCTIAYANAVGSNDGLIFDGGGFLNQNGRHVLETPRFQEGYASAVVDLDRTVRLRAEATTWRVDREAWLASGKSQVPTVDCTGAVRSRRESLTYPVPPHRSFFLPGPDTRRSARVALCEDVLDALALGVGDYFEKTRAFKLLGIALSGGRDSLLTLLIAHRYAKRVRPQNPGSLLQAFYMPSPYSSQQTRDAAETIARELGVPFQVVSIEEAFARELAVTKTMLGDTPISPLTEQNIQARLRAQRMWNWSNSSGGLFLQTGNMSEKSVGYTTIGGDLMGALAVIANVPKTVVMYLLDYLLETTGLEGIRKVLAKPAGPELAHNQMGEEELMPFPILDACFYLYAGEKLTPSEMRTALAAMFPEVEASRAAAYVEKFVRLFQQSIYKWVQSPLSLHIGNLDLDRERALQLPVVTGSGWLKDA; encoded by the coding sequence ATGCGGCTCGTGAAGATTGGCATCGCCAGCGTCAACACCACCGTGGGCGCCTTCGCCCAGAACGTGGACCGGGCCCTCGCGCTCGCCCGACGGATGGCGGATGAGCAGGTGACGGTGGGCGTCTTCCAGGAGCAGCTCATCTCTGGCTACCCCGCCGAGGACCTGGTCCAGTGGCAGGGCTTCATGGACCACCAGTGGCCCGAGCTGGAGCGCTTCGCCAAGGAGACCGCCGCGTTCCCCACGGCGTTCGTGCTCGGCGTGGGCGTGCCTCACCAGGGCGTGCGCCTCAACTGCGCGGCCGTGGTCGCGGGCGGCAAGGTGCTGGGCCTCGTGCCCAAGGAGAAGCTGCCCACCTACAACATCTTCTACGAGGGCCGCACCTACGGCCGAGGCCAGCCGGGCATGGCGGAGGTCCATCGCGGCATCCCGCTGGGCGACTACGTCTTCCGCTTCGACTTCGGCGTGCTCGCCCCCGAAGTCTGCGAGGACATCTGGAGCGCGGATGGCCCCATGCGCCGCCGCACCTACTCGGGCGGCGAGCTGGTGGTGAACATCTCCGCCTCGCCCTTCCGCATCGGCTACGTGGAGACGCGCCGCGAACTCATCGCCACGCGCGCCTCCGACCATCAGTGCACCATCGCCTACGCCAACGCCGTGGGCAGCAACGACGGGCTCATCTTCGACGGCGGCGGCTTCCTCAACCAGAACGGCCGGCACGTGCTGGAGACGCCGCGCTTCCAGGAGGGCTACGCCTCCGCGGTGGTGGACCTGGACCGCACCGTGCGCCTGCGCGCCGAGGCCACCACGTGGCGCGTGGACCGCGAGGCCTGGTTGGCCTCGGGCAAGTCCCAGGTGCCCACGGTGGACTGCACGGGCGCGGTGCGTTCGCGCCGAGAGTCACTCACCTATCCCGTGCCGCCTCACCGCAGCTTCTTCTTGCCCGGCCCCGACACCCGCCGCTCGGCGCGCGTGGCCTTGTGTGAGGACGTGCTCGACGCGCTCGCCCTGGGCGTGGGCGACTACTTCGAGAAGACGCGCGCCTTCAAGTTGCTAGGCATTGCGTTGTCCGGCGGACGTGACTCGCTGCTGACCCTGCTCATCGCGCATCGCTACGCGAAGCGGGTGCGGCCCCAGAACCCGGGCTCGCTGCTCCAGGCCTTCTACATGCCCAGCCCGTACTCCAGTCAGCAGACGCGCGACGCGGCGGAGACCATCGCGCGCGAGCTGGGCGTGCCGTTCCAGGTGGTGTCCATCGAAGAGGCCTTCGCGCGCGAGCTCGCCGTCACGAAGACGATGCTCGGCGACACGCCCATCAGCCCCCTCACCGAGCAGAACATCCAGGCCCGCCTGCGCGCGCAGCGCATGTGGAACTGGAGCAACTCCAGCGGCGGCCTCTTCCTCCAGACGGGCAACATGAGTGAGAAGTCCGTGGGCTACACCACCATTGGCGGTGACCTCATGGGCGCGCTCGCCGTCATCGCCAACGTCCCCAAGACGGTGGTGATGTACCTCTTGGACTACCTGCTGGAGACGACGGGCCTGGAGGGCATCCGCAAGGTGTTGGCGAAGCCGGCCGGTCCGGAGCTGGCGCACAACCAGATGGGCGAGGAGGAGCTGATGCCCTTCCCCATCCTCGACGCGTGCTTCTACCTGTACGCGGGCGAGAAGCTGACGCCCTCGGAGATGCGCACGGCGCTCGCGGCCATGTTCCCGGAGGTCGAGGCCTCGCGCGCCGCGGCCTATGTGGAGAAGTTCGTCCGACTGTTCCAGCAGTCCATCTACAAGTGGGTGCAGTCGCCGCTGTCGCTGCACATTGGCAACCTGGACCTGGACCGCGAGCGCGCTCTGCAATTGCCTGTCGTCACCGGCAGCGGGTGGCTGAAAGACGCCTAG
- a CDS encoding LON peptidase substrate-binding domain-containing protein: MTAQERVERAARASLKVFPLPSAVLFPHTVIPLHIFEPRYRALVKEALATDRVMAMAQLVPGWEGNYEGKPSLQPMLCAGVILWDEQVEDGRYNILLQGISRVRCLEELTTEHLYREVRGEVLPEMPYSGPEEEQLRQAVFELAGRVPPSFAENLLPVAARATGGMLADVVASAVIPEAERRQELLEELNVRRRLEMVLEDVGELIGRLQPMRPSGPLN; this comes from the coding sequence ATGACCGCCCAGGAACGCGTCGAGCGCGCTGCCCGTGCCTCGCTCAAGGTCTTCCCCCTGCCCTCCGCTGTCTTGTTCCCCCACACCGTCATCCCCCTCCATATCTTCGAGCCTCGCTATCGCGCGCTCGTGAAGGAGGCCCTCGCCACCGACCGCGTCATGGCCATGGCGCAGCTCGTCCCCGGCTGGGAGGGCAACTACGAGGGAAAACCCTCGCTCCAGCCCATGCTCTGCGCCGGCGTCATCCTCTGGGATGAACAGGTCGAGGACGGGCGCTACAACATCCTCCTTCAAGGCATCAGCCGCGTGCGCTGCCTCGAGGAGCTGACCACCGAGCACCTCTATCGCGAGGTCCGCGGCGAGGTCCTCCCCGAGATGCCCTACTCGGGCCCCGAGGAAGAGCAGCTCCGTCAGGCCGTGTTCGAACTCGCCGGACGCGTGCCGCCGTCCTTCGCCGAGAACCTCCTGCCCGTGGCCGCGCGCGCCACCGGCGGCATGCTCGCGGACGTGGTCGCCTCCGCCGTCATTCCCGAGGCCGAACGCCGCCAGGAATTGTTGGAAGAGTTGAACGTGCGCCGCCGACTGGAGATGGTCCTCGAGGACGTGGGCGAACTCATCGGCCGCCTCCAGCCCATGCGGCCCAGCGGCCCGCTCAACTGA